The Niastella koreensis GR20-10 genome includes a window with the following:
- a CDS encoding phosphatidylserine decarboxylase family protein, which produces MTIHKEGYKSILISAIIFAVINLASFRLFSPSLAWLTWLIFVLTLGLVLFIISFFRVPNRKLTQGSNLVVAPADGKVVVIEEVYDEEYFKDKRLQVSIFMSPANVHQNRTPVAGEVVYNQYHKGKFLVAWHPKSSTENERHSVVIRYAKGEVLVKQIAGALAKRIVNYLSVGQKVDQCTEMGFIKFGSRVDMLLPLGTKVNVKLQEVVKNGVTVIATV; this is translated from the coding sequence ATGACCATCCATAAAGAAGGCTATAAGAGTATATTGATCAGCGCGATAATTTTTGCTGTTATTAACCTGGCATCGTTTCGTTTATTCAGTCCGTCACTGGCCTGGTTAACCTGGTTGATATTTGTACTTACTCTTGGCCTGGTGTTATTCATTATTTCTTTCTTCCGGGTGCCCAACCGCAAATTGACCCAGGGTAGTAACCTGGTTGTTGCACCTGCCGATGGTAAAGTGGTGGTTATTGAAGAAGTGTATGATGAAGAGTACTTTAAAGACAAAAGATTACAGGTTTCTATATTCATGAGCCCGGCCAATGTGCATCAGAACAGAACGCCCGTAGCCGGTGAAGTGGTGTACAATCAATACCATAAAGGTAAATTCCTGGTGGCCTGGCATCCCAAATCTTCTACAGAGAATGAGCGTCATTCTGTAGTGATCCGCTATGCAAAAGGCGAAGTGCTGGTAAAACAAATTGCCGGCGCCCTGGCCAAAAGAATTGTAAACTACCTGAGCGTTGGTCAAAAAGTAGATCAGTGCACGGAGATGGGTTTTATTAAATTCGGCAGCCGTGTAGATATGTTATTACCGCTGGGTACTAAAGTGAATGTGAAACTGCAGGAGGTGGTGAAAAACGGGGTAACTGTGATAGCTACTGTTTAG
- a CDS encoding YjjG family noncanonical pyrimidine nucleotidase, translating into MKYRHIFFDLDHTLWDFDANSRQTLEELYLSFELQTRGVHSFESFFEHYTAHNEKLWDRFRKGFIKMDDLRWKRMWLTLLEFKIGEEKLARDMAARFLDLLPTRTLLFPYTVEILTYLTNKGYKLHLITNGFEQIQHSKLKYSGISNFFIEVITSEGSSLVKPNKEIFDYAFQKAKALAGESIMIGDNIEADIQGAINAGIDQVYVNHLNIEPAIKPTYTVYSLKELENIF; encoded by the coding sequence ATGAAGTACCGGCATATCTTTTTCGACCTCGACCACACACTCTGGGATTTTGATGCCAACAGCCGCCAAACCCTCGAAGAACTGTACCTTTCCTTCGAATTACAAACAAGAGGCGTTCACAGTTTCGAGAGCTTTTTTGAACATTATACCGCGCACAATGAAAAGTTGTGGGACCGCTTTCGTAAAGGCTTTATAAAAATGGACGACCTGCGTTGGAAAAGGATGTGGCTTACCCTGCTCGAATTTAAAATAGGCGAAGAAAAACTGGCCCGCGATATGGCCGCCCGTTTTCTGGATCTGTTGCCCACCCGCACTTTATTATTCCCCTATACGGTTGAAATACTTACCTATCTCACCAATAAAGGCTACAAGCTGCATTTGATCACTAACGGCTTTGAACAAATCCAACACAGCAAACTAAAGTATTCAGGGATCAGTAACTTTTTTATAGAGGTCATCACTTCCGAAGGAAGCAGTTTGGTAAAACCCAACAAAGAGATCTTTGATTACGCTTTTCAAAAAGCCAAAGCCTTAGCCGGCGAAAGCATCATGATCGGTGACAATATAGAAGCGGATATCCAGGGCGCCATCAATGCCGGTATTGACCAGGTGTATGTAAACCACCTCAACATTGAACCAGCCATAAAACCAACCTATACGGTATATTCACTAAAGGAATTAGAAAATATATTCTAG
- a CDS encoding SDR family oxidoreductase — protein MNVVITGASRGFGKAIAHVFAQNGHNLVLTSRNEVALYNAMQEFMTVYPAITVKAKAFDISIKEQAQAFGQWVLGLQLPVDVLVNNAGLFDPGSVYNEPDGTLEHMMAVNLYSAYHVTRSVIDQMIAQKSGHIFNMCSIASFKAYANGGAYSISKYALAGFSTNLREEMKPFGIKVTAVYPGAAMTDSWAGSGVDPKRIMEASDIAKMIYTASQLSPQACVEEIVLRPQLGDL, from the coding sequence ATGAATGTTGTAATTACCGGAGCTTCAAGAGGATTTGGCAAAGCCATTGCCCATGTATTTGCACAAAACGGGCACAATCTTGTTTTAACATCGCGCAATGAAGTGGCTTTATACAATGCCATGCAGGAATTTATGACTGTTTATCCTGCCATTACCGTAAAAGCCAAAGCCTTTGATATTTCCATAAAGGAGCAGGCGCAGGCTTTTGGCCAATGGGTATTGGGTTTGCAGCTGCCTGTAGATGTGTTGGTGAATAATGCCGGTCTGTTTGATCCCGGCAGTGTTTACAATGAACCCGATGGCACCCTGGAACATATGATGGCGGTGAATTTATACAGCGCTTACCATGTAACCCGGTCGGTAATAGATCAGATGATCGCTCAAAAAAGCGGTCACATCTTTAACATGTGTTCCATTGCTTCGTTCAAGGCCTATGCGAATGGCGGTGCTTACAGCATCAGCAAATATGCATTGGCCGGGTTTTCTACCAACCTGCGCGAAGAAATGAAGCCGTTTGGCATAAAAGTTACGGCTGTATATCCGGGTGCTGCCATGACCGACTCATGGGCCGGGAGCGGGGTTGATCCCAAACGAATTATGGAAGCCAGTGATATTGCGAAAATGATCTATACTGCATCACAGTTATCGCCGCAGGCCTGTGTGGAAGAAATTGTATTACGCCCACAATTGGGCGACTTATAA
- a CDS encoding BatD family protein, with product MLQVVKPNHKTKSIRKFLHIILAGLFCCICCGPLLAQVKFYTIVSESPITAHQTFQVQYVVEGGNSIRQFVVPRFKDFEVAEMFDYSTSSFGQGHALDTYSKIIVLIASRKGKFTVPGASAIINGKQMHSNAVPIAVKAGVPGMNNINPDDIDTEEESLLHPGDDIKDKIEKNLFLRVETSKNSCYVGEPLMVTYKAYSRLNVNSQVVKRPSLTGFSVMEMVDAYDGKPEIEKLNGRSYYTNLVRKVQLFPLQEGSYTLDPAEVESVVHFVKTNEPANKKRTPSLNNLNATPMYPMAVDHRTVLRTAPVTITVKPLPTANQPADFSGAVGQFKLTVKPPPAPIHTGDLVKIQVTVSGSGNLSLLTPPVIKWPRGVDTAEPAVKENINKYVFPLSGSKTFEYSFAAPDTGDYVIPVARMPYYDPKEKKYKTAVSDSITMHVVPGVKKVVNDAELVVNQGTGIDPRVYYFSLIVLAIIGAIVYQVVFLRKSKKKEIAAKAVAPAPVKEAPPGPEQIVTGLLKNAKLALQANQPPIFYREVQQALWQTVRDTWQVLPSKLNKYHTTQLLADKGVPAETIRNFSAVLDECEWALYTPDQSINSMEALLEKAEGLLKELMEMSRQS from the coding sequence TTGTTACAGGTAGTAAAGCCGAATCATAAAACGAAAAGCATCAGGAAATTTCTACATATCATTTTAGCGGGGCTGTTTTGCTGCATTTGCTGCGGGCCGTTGCTGGCGCAGGTGAAGTTTTATACTATTGTCAGTGAATCGCCCATTACTGCGCATCAGACCTTCCAGGTGCAATATGTTGTTGAGGGCGGCAATAGCATCAGGCAGTTTGTGGTGCCCAGGTTTAAAGATTTTGAAGTAGCTGAAATGTTCGATTACAGCACCAGCAGTTTTGGCCAGGGCCATGCGCTGGATACTTATTCCAAAATAATTGTATTGATAGCCTCTAGAAAGGGAAAGTTTACGGTTCCCGGCGCCAGTGCGATCATTAATGGAAAACAAATGCATTCCAATGCGGTGCCGATAGCTGTAAAGGCCGGCGTGCCGGGTATGAACAATATTAACCCCGATGACATCGATACGGAGGAAGAATCCCTGTTGCATCCGGGTGATGATATAAAGGATAAAATAGAAAAGAACCTGTTCCTGCGGGTAGAAACCAGTAAGAACAGCTGTTATGTTGGTGAGCCATTGATGGTGACTTATAAAGCCTATTCCCGCCTGAACGTTAACTCCCAGGTGGTAAAACGGCCTTCCCTAACCGGGTTTAGTGTTATGGAAATGGTGGATGCGTATGATGGCAAACCGGAGATCGAGAAACTGAATGGCCGCTCGTATTATACCAACCTGGTTCGTAAAGTTCAGTTGTTTCCCTTACAGGAAGGCAGTTATACGCTTGATCCCGCCGAAGTGGAGAGTGTTGTTCACTTTGTAAAAACGAATGAACCGGCCAATAAAAAGCGTACCCCTTCGCTGAATAACCTGAATGCCACGCCTATGTATCCCATGGCCGTGGACCACCGCACGGTTTTGCGCACGGCCCCTGTAACCATCACGGTAAAACCACTGCCAACCGCCAATCAGCCGGCTGATTTTTCAGGCGCCGTTGGGCAATTTAAGCTCACGGTTAAACCGCCGCCTGCTCCCATCCATACGGGCGACCTGGTAAAAATTCAGGTAACTGTAAGCGGTAGCGGCAACCTGTCGTTACTTACGCCACCGGTCATAAAATGGCCGCGGGGTGTTGATACGGCCGAACCTGCCGTGAAAGAGAACATCAATAAATATGTTTTCCCGTTAAGCGGGTCTAAAACATTTGAATATTCCTTTGCTGCACCCGATACCGGTGATTATGTAATTCCCGTGGCGCGCATGCCTTATTACGACCCGAAGGAAAAGAAATATAAAACGGCTGTCAGCGATTCCATTACCATGCATGTGGTACCGGGGGTAAAAAAAGTGGTTAATGACGCTGAGCTGGTAGTTAACCAGGGAACGGGCATTGACCCCAGGGTTTATTATTTCAGCCTGATCGTCCTGGCGATCATTGGTGCTATTGTTTACCAGGTGGTTTTTTTACGCAAATCGAAAAAGAAAGAAATAGCAGCGAAGGCTGTAGCGCCTGCTCCGGTGAAAGAAGCGCCTCCTGGGCCTGAACAAATAGTTACCGGTTTGTTGAAAAATGCAAAGCTGGCATTACAAGCGAATCAACCACCCATTTTTTACCGGGAAGTGCAACAGGCGCTTTGGCAAACTGTACGGGATACCTGGCAGGTATTGCCTTCAAAGTTGAATAAGTACCACACAACTCAATTGCTGGCCGACAAAGGCGTGCCCGCCGAAACCATCCGCAACTTTTCGGCTGTGCTCGATGAATGCGAATGGGCATTGTATACCCCCGATCAATCCATTAATAGTATGGAAGCGCTGCTGGAGAAGGCTGAGGGGTTGTTGAAAGAACTAATGGAGATGAGTCGGCAATCGTGA
- a CDS encoding response regulator transcription factor yields MSNKPSILLVEDEENLHEALKLNLELEQYEITSAYTGSEALQKIQSEYFDLIILDVMLPDVDGINITETVRVQNNHVPILILSAKNTSSDRVLGLKKGADDYLTKPFNLEELLLRVQKLIDKNKKMQDKDTVGDTYQFGGHTIDFNAQEALTKEGQRIQLSKKEAMLLKLLFENKNDVVPREKILQTVWGYNVYPTTRTIDNFILNFRKYFESDSRNPRYFHSVRGVGYKYTE; encoded by the coding sequence ATGAGCAATAAACCATCCATATTACTGGTTGAAGACGAAGAAAACCTGCATGAAGCATTAAAGCTGAACCTGGAACTGGAACAGTATGAAATTACTTCTGCCTATACAGGTAGTGAAGCCCTGCAAAAGATCCAGAGCGAATATTTCGACCTCATCATACTCGATGTAATGCTGCCCGATGTAGACGGCATTAACATAACCGAAACCGTTCGCGTGCAAAATAACCACGTACCCATTCTTATCCTCAGCGCCAAGAACACCAGCTCCGACCGCGTTCTGGGTTTGAAAAAAGGCGCCGATGACTATCTCACCAAGCCTTTCAACCTCGAAGAGCTGTTATTGCGGGTACAAAAACTCATCGACAAGAACAAAAAGATGCAGGATAAGGACACCGTAGGCGATACCTATCAGTTCGGTGGCCATACTATTGATTTTAATGCCCAGGAAGCGCTTACAAAGGAAGGACAACGCATTCAGCTCAGTAAAAAAGAAGCTATGCTGCTGAAGCTGTTATTCGAAAACAAGAACGATGTGGTGCCAAGGGAAAAGATCCTGCAAACAGTTTGGGGCTACAACGTGTATCCCACTACCCGCACCATCGATAACTTCATATTGAACTTTCGTAAATATTTTGAGAGCGATAGCCGTAATCCCCGTTATTTTCATTCTGTACGTGGAGTTGGTTATAAGTACACGGAGTAG